From a region of the Mercurialis annua linkage group LG1-X, ddMerAnnu1.2, whole genome shotgun sequence genome:
- the LOC126664861 gene encoding uncharacterized protein LOC126664861 produces MEDNNSKKKRNKKKKNKLSKTAEDDAISVAVGGVDHQNGVSDNGKNDDDNSNNIPIADQTVVRNCDLQNVYVHDFDGHRNNGTETFISIEAEEHQWRQREATLKETVKQLQNENDSYIQKEVILRKSVKQLQEEKDMHIQNQLLLEDTIKDLRFSKDSALQKEVTLEEAMKELRTANNSALKKEVILEETIKELRNVNDSLLEREGTFKETVEKLKFENDIQMQKEADLEKKIAELESEKELYLQEETGLEEKLQRLLDENDALGLKRESLEEKVKQLESDKFSRTLIENTTKETISRMNIDIARLQMQVVEVEESRSCLFKENQQLLENISELRLQLQNHDCNMPSANAIDEIKKHALERENLESQIEAACTLVDKLITENADLVEKVNELFIKLDRQSPAVALSSVVDNDLRSINGVITSISDSLPESSENMSVVVHKLESLEIEPAAELPYTAEADSGQIVQIPLDDNELRDLELQTVESHNTEPVPMSDAPLIGAPFRLISFVAKYVTGADLVD; encoded by the exons ATGGAGGATAATAACAgtaagaaaaaaagaaataagaagaagaaaaataagcTGAGCAAAACGGCGGAAGATGATGCCATTTCTGTTGCTGTTGGTGGTGTGGATCATCAGAATGGTGTGAGTGATAATGGAAAGAATGATGATGATAATAGTAATAACATCCCAATTGCTGACCAAACTGTGGTTCGAAACTGTGATTTGCAAAATGTTTATGTCCATGATTTTGACGGACATCGGAATAATGGAACTGAGACT TTTATCTCAATAGAAGCTGAGGAACATCAGTGGCGCCAAAGAGAG GCAACATTAAAAGAGACAGTAAAACAGTTACAGAATGAAAATGATTCATACATACAGAAAGAG GTCATCTTAAGAAAGAGTGTCAAACAGTTACAGGAGGAAAAAGATATGCACATACAAAATCAG CTTTTATTAGAAGACACAATTAAGGATTTAAGATTTTCAAAGGATTCAGCTTTACAGAAAGAG GTTACACTAGAAGAGGCAATGAAAGAATTAAGGACTGCAAATAATTCAGCTTTGAAGAAAGAG GTTATATTAGAAGAGACTATTAAGGAACTAAGGAATGTGAATGATTCACTTTTGGAAAGAGAG GGTACTTTTAAAGAAACAGTTGAAAAgttgaaatttgaaaatgatATACAGATGCAAAAAGAG GCTGATCTAGAGAAGAAAATTGCAGAATTAGAAAGCGAAAAAGAGCTCTATCTCCAAGAAGAG ACTGGCTTGGAGGAGAAACTTCAGCGCTTATTGGATGAGAATGATGCTCTGGGTTTAAAAAGG GAAAGCTTGGAAGAAAAAGTTAAACAATTGGAAAGTGACAAATTTTCTCGGACTCTAATAGAG AATACGACCAAAGAAACAATCTCTAGAATGAACATTGATATTGCAAGACTACAGATGCAG GTCGTGGAGGTGGAAGAATCCAGGAGTTGCCTATTTAAAGAAAACCAGCAATTATTGGAAAACATCTCTGAATTAAGATTGCAGCTTCAGAACCATGATTGTAACATGCCCTCTGCTAACGcaattgatgaaattaaaaag CATGCTTTGGAACGTGAGAACTTGGAGTCTCAGATTGAAGCCGCATGTACGCTGGTTGACAAATTGATCACAGAAAATGCAGATCTTGTTGAGAAA GTGAATGAGTTGTTCATTAAACTTGATCGGCAAAGTCCAGCAGTTGCACTTTCTTCAGTTGTTGACAATGATCTCAGGTCCATAAATGGTGTGATCACCAGCATAAGTGATTCCCTACCTGAATCTAGCGAAAACATGTCCGTAGTGGTCCATAAGTTGGAGTCTCTAGAAATTGAACCTGCTGCTGAACTTCCATATACTGCAGAAGCCGACTCCGGACAAATCGTGCAAATTCCTTTGGATGATAATGAGCTCAGAGATTTGGAACTGCAAACAGTTGAGAGTCATAATACGGAACCTGTGCCGATGTCAGATGCTCCATTGATTGGAGCTCCTTTCCGGTTAATATCATTTGTAGCAAAGTATGTTACCGGTGCTGATTTAGTTGACTAG
- the LOC126682906 gene encoding uncharacterized protein LOC126682906 — protein MVKGGRVSIDNCLSTTIWISPWLQAKESGFVTTEMNVSLKGSKICQLLYKSSKQWNESIVRDIFNLIDANNMLAVPINLRDTSNSWSWILEKKRKFTVRSVYCSIRGEVVGENEIYGVFWNKLRNLHIPLDICSFLREGGSGFLPTAYSLAGKRVFINERCQVCNRMSESAGHLVRTNDGLNFRDWCRSWLYELKGEEAELVAIISWRHWINRNNIVWGKQGDNTVNTINTVSQHILAWKSARLRSSIHGELRVGKDEGNNFWRCPTASFVKTKVDVARFEAEGKIRVGCVLRDEHGVIIQAM, from the exons ATGGTCAAAGGGGGCCGAGTGAGTATCGACAATTGTCTGTCTACGACTATTTGGATTTCCCCTTGGTTGCAAGCAAAGGAGTCGGGTTTTGTAACTACTGAGATGAATGTATCTTTAAAGGGATCTAAGATTTGCCAACTTCTTTATAAAAGTTCAAAGCAATGGAATGAGAGTATTGTGCGAGATATTTTTAACCTGATCGACGCAAATAATATGTTAGCGGTTCCTATAAACTTGAGGGACACGAGTAATTCGTGGTCGTGGATTCTTGAGAAGAAGAGAAAGTTTACAGTGCGTAGTGTTTATTGCAGTATTAGAGGCGAGGTTGTTGGTGAAAATGAGATTTATGGTGTTTTTTGGAATAAGTTGAGGAACTTACATATTCCTCTGGACATTTGTAGTTTTCTAAGGGAGGGAGGTTCGGGATTCCTTCCTACCGCTTATTCTTTAGCAGGTAAAAGGGTCTTCATTAATGAGCGCTGCCAAGTGTGTAACCGCATGAGTGAATCAGCAGGTCATCTT GTACGTACTAATGATGGCTTGAATTTTAGAGACTGGTGTCGTAGCTGGCTGTATGAGTTGAAAGGGGAGGAAGCTGAATTGGTAGCGATTATCAGTTGGAGACATTGGATTAATAGGAATAATATTGTTTGGGGGAAGCAAGGTGATAACACGGTTAATACCATTAACACGGTGAGCCAACATATATTGGCGTGGAAATCTGCTAGATTGAGGTCCTCCATTCATGGCGAGCTAAGAGTAGGGAAGGATGAAGGTAATAACTTTTGGCGATGTCCAACAGCTAGCTTTGTGAAAACGAAAGTAGATGTAGCCAGGTTTGAAGCCGAAGGGAAGATAAGGGTGGGCTGTGTTTTACGTGATGAACATGGTGTAATTATTCAAGCCATGTAG